The following proteins are encoded in a genomic region of Stegostoma tigrinum isolate sSteTig4 chromosome 2, sSteTig4.hap1, whole genome shotgun sequence:
- the LOC125467228 gene encoding transmembrane protein 196 isoform X2, translating to MCTRGQIIGSLFVLSALEIGFGITSVALGAVSIGRSRAQELHLGDSSPVWSGVCFLVCGICGIVCAIKKSGRIMILFSACCICGLIGGILNFQFLRALAKRTEIAYPVHVASMSMACLGIAGCTLSAWLTCRLASNEQQRMFLERDHSLHHSHEMTDKVL from the exons ATGTGCACCCGCGGACAGATCATTGGAAGTCTCTTCGTGCTCTCTGCGCTGGAAATAGGCTTCGGCATCACCAGCGTGGCTCTGGGTGCAGTCAGCATCGGGAGGAGCCGTGCTCAAGAACTCCACCTCGGGGACTCCTCACCGGTATGGAGCGGGGTTTGT TTTTTAGTCTGTGGAATATGTGGAATTGTCTGTGCGATAAAGAAGTCGGGTCGCATA ATGATATTATTTTCTGCCTGTTGTATCTGTGGACTGATCGGAGGAATATTAAATTTTCAGTTTCTGCGGGCACTAGCAAAAAGGACAGAAATCGCTTACCCCGTACATGTGGCTTCCATGTCAATGGCATGTTTGGGAATTGCAGGCTGCACTCTCTCTGCCTGGCTCACCTGTCGCCTGGCCAGCAACGAGCAGCAGAGGATGTTcctggaaagagaccattcattGCATCACTCCCACGAAATGACAGACAAA